Sequence from the Pseudomonas frederiksbergensis genome:
ATGCCGCCGCTGTACCGCATCGATCTGGGCAAGGAAATCTACTACGCCCTGGACGAAGCCGAGCGCGACGGCATCCTCGATCGCCTGGTCGCCGAGAAGAAACGCGGCAAGCCGCAGGTCACCCGATTCAAGGGCCTGGGCGAGATGAACCCGCCGCAGCTGCGCGAAACCACCATGGACCCGAACACCCGTCGCCTGGTGCAGTTGACCCTGGATGATTTCGAAGCGACTTCGGAAATGATGGACATGTTGCTGGCGAAAAAACGCGCCGGCGACCGCAAGTCCTGGCTCGAATCCAAAGGTGACTTGGCCGAGGTCCTGGCCTGATGCGCAATGGTTTCGCCCTGGCGCTTTGGCTGTGGGCGGGGGTGGCGGTCGCCGAGTCCGCTCCGGAGCTCACGTTGTTGTCCGAGCATGCCGTCGAAGGCATGCGCGGTGGCAACCTGTCCGGGCTGGCCCTGTGTGGCAACGAGATGTGGGCAGTGTCCGATCGCGACGACGATCAGATCTATCGCCTCAAACCTAGTGACGTGCCGGTCTGGCAGGCTGAAACAGTGGCCGTCCAGGTGCCTACGGTGCCGGATACCGATTTGCCCTGGGGCTTGAGATCCCGCACCTGGGCGGCGTCGTTCCTGCGCGGGGGGGAGCTGGATTTCGAAGGCATCAGTTGCGACAGCGCCGGTAATCGCTATCTGGTCAGCGAGTCTCACGCCGCTGTGCTGCAAATACCGCCGACCGGGGCCGCATCCTGGCTGAAAATTGCCCCGACCCTGCTCCGCCAGGCGCGGGGCAGTGGCATGTTGTTGCATTTTAACGCCTTGTTCGAAGGCCTTGCGGTCAACCCGGCCGGCGACAGGCTCTGGCTGGCGGCCGAGCGTGAACGCCGTGGCCTACTGTCGATCAAGCGTCAGCAAACGGTGTGGGACTGCGACGGCAATTGTGTGCTGCTCAGCGAGGCGGGCCAGGAAATGCAGCCAGCGCAGTTTCCCAAGGCCAAGGCGGTATCGCGGGATTTCGCCGACCTGTCATTGTTCGATGGCAAGCTGTTTACCCTGGAACGCAACGCCTACCAGATCTGCCGGCGAGATGCGCAGACGGCCAAGGTCGAGCGCTGCTGGTCGTTCGCCGCCGAGGCCTTGCAGGACGAGCGCCGTTACCCTCAGCCCTACGGACTGGCCGAAGCGCTGGTGGTGGACGCCGACGGGGCATGGATCGGCCTGGACAACAACGACGGTACGCGGGCCGATGGCGAGCAGCGGCCGATCGTCTGGCACTTTGCCGCGCCCGACGGCGGCTGGAGCGCCTCGCCGTGAGCCAGCAGCCGCCGGGCAAGCGCGCCGGCCGGATACTGATGATCCTGGCCTGGTGCGCTGCGTTGTTCCTGGCAACTCGGTTTTTTGCCCAGTGGGAGCAGCGGGAACTCAATCCCAATGCCCAGGTGCATTCGCAAAAAGGCGAAGGTTTTATCGAGGTGAAGCTGGTCGGCAATCGGCAGGGGCATTTCGTCGCCAGCGGCCAGATCAACGGCCAGCCGGTTGACTTCATGCTCGACACCGGTGCCACCGACGTGGCGATTCCGTCGGAACTGGCCGAACGCCTCAAGCTGGAAAAAGGTTTCGGCGTGACGTTGAGTACCGCCAACGGTGTGAGCGAGGGCTACCGCACCCGCATCGACCGGCTGCAATTGGGCGACATCGTCTTGCGCGATGTCCGTGCCCTGGTGGCGCCCGGCCTGGGTGGCACGCAAGTGCTGCTGGGCATGAGCGCCCTGAACAAACTTGAATTTACCCAGCGCGACGGCACCATGCTGCTGCGCCAGACAACGAACTGATGAGGCCCGCATGAGCGACATTCTTGCAGACAGCTTAGACGGCGTAGAACGCCGGTCGCTGGCTGACTTCACCGAAAACGCCTACCTCAACTACTCCATGTACGTGATCATGGACCGCGCCTTGCCGCACATCGGCGACGGCCTGAAACCGGTCCAGCGGCGGATCATCTATGCCATGAGCGAGCTGGGGCTGGATGCGGATTCCAAACACAAGAAATCGGCGCGTACCGTCGGTGACGTGCTTGGTAAATTCCACCCCCACGGCGACTCGGCCTGCTATGAAGCCATGGTGCTGATGGCCCAGCCGTTCAGCTACCGCTACACCTTGGTGGACGGCCAGGGTAACTGGGGTGCGCCGGACGATCCCAAATCCTTCGCGGCCATGCGTTATACCGAGGCGCGGCTGTCGCGCTATTCCGAAGTACTGCTCAGCGAACTGGGCCAGGGCACCGCGGACTGGGGCCCGAACTTCGACGGCACACTCGACGAGCCCTTGGTCTTGCCGGCACGTTTGCCGAATATCCTCCTGAACGGCACCACCGGTATCGCCGTGGGCATGGCCACCGACGTGCCGCCGCACAACCTGCGGGAAGTGGCGACGGCGTGCGTGCGTCTGTTGGACGAGCCGAAAGCCACGGTGGAACAACTCTGCGAGCACATCCAGGGCCCGGACTATCCGACCGAAGCGGAGATCATCACGCCGCGTGCCGACCTGCTGAAAATCTACGAGACCGGTCGCGGTTCGGTGCGCATGCGCGCCGTGTACCACATCGAGGACGGCGACATCATTGTCACGGCGCTGCCGCATCAGGTGTCCGGGGCCAAGGTGTTGGAACAGATTGCCGCGATGATGCAGGCAAAACCCTCGAAAGCGCCGCAAGTGGCCGACTTGCGCGACGAATCCGACCACGAAAACCCTTGCCGCATCGTGATCATCCCGGTCAACAGCCGGGTCGACCACGACGCTTTGATGCAGCATCTGTTCGCCAGCACTGACTTGGAGTCCAGCTACCGGGTCAACATCAACATCATCGGCCTGGACGGCAAGCCGCAGCTGAAAAACCTGCGGGCCTTGCTGGTGGAATGGCTGGAGTTCCGGGTCAAGACCGTGCGCCGGCGCCTGCAATTCCGCCTGGACAAGGTCGAGCGTCGCCTGCACCTGTTGGACGGCTTGCTGATTGCCTACCTCAATCTGGATGAAGTGATTCATATCATCCGTACCGAGGAGCACCCCAAAGCCAGCCTGATTGCCCGTTTTGACCTGAGCGAAACCCAGGCTGACTACATCCTCGATACCCGCCTGCGGCAGTTGGCGCGGTTGGAAGAGATGAAGCTGCGCGCCGAGCAAGATGAGTTGCTCAAGGAACAGGCCAAGCTGCAAGCCCTGCTGGGCAGCGAAGCCAAGCTCAAGAAGCTGGTGCGCACCGAACTGCTAAAGGACGCCGAAACCTATGGTGATGACCGCCGTTCGCCGATCGTCGAGCGCGCCGAAGCCAAGGCGCTGAGCGAACACGATCTGCTGCCGAACGAAAAGGTCACCGTCGTGCTGTCGGAAAAAGGCTGGGTGCGCTCGGCCAAGGGTCATGATATTGACGCCGCCGGGCTTTCCTATAAAGCCGGGGATGGTTTCAAGGCCTTGGCGCCGGGGCGCTCGAACCAGTTCGCGGTGTTCATCGACTCCACCGGACGCAGTTATTCGGTGCCGGCCCATACCTTGCCGTCGGCCCGCGGCCAAGGCGAACCGCTGACCGGTCGTCTGACGCCACCACCGGGTGCAACTTTTGAATGTGTGCTGATGCCTGATGATGACGGGCTGTACGTTATTGCGTCGGACGCCGGGTACGGGTTCGTCGTCAAGGGTGAGGACTTGCAGGCCAAGAACAAGGCGGGCAAGGCGCTGTTGAGCCTGCCGAACAATGCCAAGGTCATTGCGCCGCGTCCGGTCATCGATCGCGAGAACAATTGGCTGGCGTCGGTGACGACAGAAGGCCGGTTGCTGGTGTTCAAGATCAGCGACCTCCCACAGCTCGGAAAAGGGAAAGGCAACAAGATAATCGGTATTTCCGGCGAACGGGTGGCGAGTCGCGAGGAATATGTCACGGATATTGCAGTGATACCGGACGGTGCCACGCTTGTGCTGCAGGCTGGAAAGCGTACGCTTTCATTGAAAGCGGACGATCTTGAGCATTACAAAGGTGAACGCGGTCGGCGGGGCAACAAGCTTCCAAGGGGCTTTCAGCGGGTGGATGCACTGCTCGTCGAAAACCTCAATTGAGCGTGCTAGAGGGCTCGGTCCGCGATTAAAAGCCGCAGATCGGAACTTTGGCGCTGGAGTCGGGACGCATATTCACGGATGATAGGCCCTTTCAAGCGCCGGCGTGGCCGAGCGTTCTTCATAATGACCGAGTATTTTTCACTGTGGTAAGCCTTGTGGCCGCCACCTGGACGAGACGATGACTGCTCTGCGCCTTCCTATTTTGTGGCTCGCCGGCCTGCTTGGCCTGGCGGGCTGCAGCATGAACCAGCCGGTGTCGCTGTACCAACTGGACAGCGGCACCCCGGCCCAGCCTGCGCAAAGCACGGGCATGGCCGTATTGCTCGGCCCGGTTCTGATCGCTGATTACCTTCAGCGTGAAACCTTGTTGCAACGCCAACCGGACGGCAGTTTGCAAGCCGCGACCGATGGTCGTTGGGCCGGTAGCCTGTCTTCGGACATCGATCAATTATTGCTGCGCCAGGTTGCTGGGCACCTGGATAGCCAGCGCGTGGTGCTGGCGCCTGCTACCCAAGGGTTCACGCCCGACGTGCAAGTCTTGTTGTCCATTACCCGTCTGGATTCGGGCAAATCCGAGCCTGCGGTGCTCGATGCGCAGTGGCGTTTGATCGACCGTCGCGGCAAGGTTCGCGAGAACCGCATCATTCACTTGCAAGAGCAGCACGCGGGCACCACCGCGGCGCAGGTCCAGGCACAAGGCATACTTTTGCAGCGCCTGGCCGAGCAGTTGTCCGTGTCGCTCAAGCCCCTGGCCAACCAGCCACCTATTGCGGAAGTCCCGCGCAAGGCGGCTCCTGCCCCGGCGGCCAAGCCGGTGGAGAAAGAAAAGGACAAGATACCCATGGCCTTGCCGATTCGTACGGACATGGAAGTGTTCAGGTTCTGATGGTTCGAGAGAACATGAAACAAAGCCCGCGTTGATGCGGGCTTTGTTGTTTCTGCCATCAGGAATCGCTGGTGTCTGTGCTGGCCCTTTCGCGAGCAAGCCCGCTCCCACACTGGGTTTTCAGTGGGACATGGATCTGGTGGTTCGCGCAGATTCGCTGTCTGAGCGGGCTTGCTCGCGAAGAGGCCAGCGAAGGCAACAAAAAAGCCCGCAGATGATCAATCATCCGCGGGCTTCGTCGTTCAAGGGCCAGGATCTCAGGCCTGACGCTCGTGCATCCGCGCCAGTTGTCGCTCCAGCATCGACGGATAAGGCTCCATCAAGCGCTCCACACAGCAAGCGCCTTCGGGGCTGGCGATAGGGCGGATGCGCGCGCGTTGGCGGATCAGGGTGTCATCATTGATCTTGCGCTCCACCAACAGCAGGTTGCGGCTGTGCTGGGACAGGGCCAATGCGTCCTGGGCGGTTTCGGTCAGCAGCAGGTCAATCTGGCTCAAGCCGAACAGCCCGTCACCCAAGGTCAGGCCCAGTTGCAATTGCAGGGTGATGCCGCTGTCGGCAACTTCGATTTGCAACTGATGACCCAGCGCCCGCAGCAGTTCACCGCAGCAGATGGCGTTGGTCAGGTAGTCGTCGCCGCTGTCCTCGGTGTGGAACAACATCAATGTGCTGCCGTCGTTCAAGGTGTGCAGCTCGCCTTGATAAAGCGATGCGGCCTGATCGAGGCAGTCGCGGTAGCGTTCGAGCAGTTCCTTCAGGCGGGCCTGGGGCAGGCGGCGCAGTTGGTCCTGGGCGCCCAGTTGAATAGCCAGCACGGCACTATGCTGGGGCACGTTCGAGGCGGCGGGGCGGACAGCCGGTTGCGGGGCGCCGCCCACCGCGTCGTCTCGCAAGTCGGCGAAGGCGTCGTCGTCTTCCTCGTCTTCCACGGTACGCACGACGTGGCGCGGCGCAGGTCGTGAGGCGGGCATCGGTGCAGTTTCGTCAAAGCCCGGGTCGCGCAGGTTGCGCACCTCGAAACCGGGTTCGGCATCGTCATCGTCGGCGTAATCGATGTCTTCCGGCTCCGGCGCACGCTCAGGTTCCGGTGCGAAGCTGGCGTGAAGTTGCCGGGCGAGATCGCCGATTTCGTCCTGGCGCTGGGTCGCCGGGGTGTGCTCGTCGATGTCCCGCAGCCAGACGCGCAATTGCAGCAGCGGCGTGGAGATGTGCCGCCCCAGGCGCAGGCTCAACGCCAGGGCCAACGCCAGCAGGATCGCGCTGAGGATGCCCATGCTTTGCAGGCTGATGGTCATCGGTTGCTGGAACTGGTCCATGTCCAGGCTGATGCGCAGTTGCCCGGCAGTCACGTCCTGGAAGGTGATCTTGCTCTGGT
This genomic interval carries:
- a CDS encoding TIGR02281 family clan AA aspartic protease, encoding MSQQPPGKRAGRILMILAWCAALFLATRFFAQWEQRELNPNAQVHSQKGEGFIEVKLVGNRQGHFVASGQINGQPVDFMLDTGATDVAIPSELAERLKLEKGFGVTLSTANGVSEGYRTRIDRLQLGDIVLRDVRALVAPGLGGTQVLLGMSALNKLEFTQRDGTMLLRQTTN
- a CDS encoding AhpA/YtjB family protein, with protein sequence MNRPTPVKTDNFFLLIFRALRHRRVPIALRIASHNVILVALALVIYACVMGLQFKQAMHEQADALGESLTTQTATSATELLVSNDILSLNVLLNNLTKNKLVAHAAIYSVDNRILAEAGQRPKPGLLGETGGMYQSKITFQDVTAGQLRISLDMDQFQQPMTISLQSMGILSAILLALALALSLRLGRHISTPLLQLRVWLRDIDEHTPATQRQDEIGDLARQLHASFAPEPERAPEPEDIDYADDDDAEPGFEVRNLRDPGFDETAPMPASRPAPRHVVRTVEDEEDDDAFADLRDDAVGGAPQPAVRPAASNVPQHSAVLAIQLGAQDQLRRLPQARLKELLERYRDCLDQAASLYQGELHTLNDGSTLMLFHTEDSGDDYLTNAICCGELLRALGHQLQIEVADSGITLQLQLGLTLGDGLFGLSQIDLLLTETAQDALALSQHSRNLLLVERKINDDTLIRQRARIRPIASPEGACCVERLMEPYPSMLERQLARMHERQA
- a CDS encoding esterase-like activity of phytase family protein; amino-acid sequence: MRNGFALALWLWAGVAVAESAPELTLLSEHAVEGMRGGNLSGLALCGNEMWAVSDRDDDQIYRLKPSDVPVWQAETVAVQVPTVPDTDLPWGLRSRTWAASFLRGGELDFEGISCDSAGNRYLVSESHAAVLQIPPTGAASWLKIAPTLLRQARGSGMLLHFNALFEGLAVNPAGDRLWLAAERERRGLLSIKRQQTVWDCDGNCVLLSEAGQEMQPAQFPKAKAVSRDFADLSLFDGKLFTLERNAYQICRRDAQTAKVERCWSFAAEALQDERRYPQPYGLAEALVVDADGAWIGLDNNDGTRADGEQRPIVWHFAAPDGGWSASP
- a CDS encoding membrane integrity-associated transporter subunit PqiC gives rise to the protein MTALRLPILWLAGLLGLAGCSMNQPVSLYQLDSGTPAQPAQSTGMAVLLGPVLIADYLQRETLLQRQPDGSLQAATDGRWAGSLSSDIDQLLLRQVAGHLDSQRVVLAPATQGFTPDVQVLLSITRLDSGKSEPAVLDAQWRLIDRRGKVRENRIIHLQEQHAGTTAAQVQAQGILLQRLAEQLSVSLKPLANQPPIAEVPRKAAPAPAAKPVEKEKDKIPMALPIRTDMEVFRF
- the parC gene encoding DNA topoisomerase IV subunit A, with amino-acid sequence MSDILADSLDGVERRSLADFTENAYLNYSMYVIMDRALPHIGDGLKPVQRRIIYAMSELGLDADSKHKKSARTVGDVLGKFHPHGDSACYEAMVLMAQPFSYRYTLVDGQGNWGAPDDPKSFAAMRYTEARLSRYSEVLLSELGQGTADWGPNFDGTLDEPLVLPARLPNILLNGTTGIAVGMATDVPPHNLREVATACVRLLDEPKATVEQLCEHIQGPDYPTEAEIITPRADLLKIYETGRGSVRMRAVYHIEDGDIIVTALPHQVSGAKVLEQIAAMMQAKPSKAPQVADLRDESDHENPCRIVIIPVNSRVDHDALMQHLFASTDLESSYRVNINIIGLDGKPQLKNLRALLVEWLEFRVKTVRRRLQFRLDKVERRLHLLDGLLIAYLNLDEVIHIIRTEEHPKASLIARFDLSETQADYILDTRLRQLARLEEMKLRAEQDELLKEQAKLQALLGSEAKLKKLVRTELLKDAETYGDDRRSPIVERAEAKALSEHDLLPNEKVTVVLSEKGWVRSAKGHDIDAAGLSYKAGDGFKALAPGRSNQFAVFIDSTGRSYSVPAHTLPSARGQGEPLTGRLTPPPGATFECVLMPDDDGLYVIASDAGYGFVVKGEDLQAKNKAGKALLSLPNNAKVIAPRPVIDRENNWLASVTTEGRLLVFKISDLPQLGKGKGNKIIGISGERVASREEYVTDIAVIPDGATLVLQAGKRTLSLKADDLEHYKGERGRRGNKLPRGFQRVDALLVENLN